A genomic region of Octopus sinensis linkage group LG2, ASM634580v1, whole genome shotgun sequence contains the following coding sequences:
- the LOC115232564 gene encoding mitogen-activated protein kinase kinase kinase 15-like, with translation MEMSQELKKIGFTLNHLIGQKGGFESLSDYWDVATFFEMSVLGENYAKVSQAAMCMFRLNPPNWYLKSTIGNIKLISKFRKSEPDPSNYSKSEMTQFHFWMEFFVDAVEEVITFVQFPCLVLEPNRVFLPSYIQVNNNDERKNVHLWNIKDQDGKQGGEWTFEVDTIKKISQFIPYKKIVLHANSCFVLYASWYRQIEECIQTEIRKMKIKE, from the exons ATGGAAATGAGTCAGGAACTCAAGAAAATAG gGTTTACTTTAAATCACTTGATTGGTCAGAAGGGTGGTTTTGAGTCTCTCTCTGATTACTGGGATGTAGCAACATTCTTTGAGATGAGTGTACTTGGTGAAAACTATGCAAAAGTGTCTCAAGCTGCCATGTGTATGTTTAGACTGAATCCTCCAAATTG GTATCTAAAGTCTACCATTGGCAATATTAAGCTAATTAGCAAGTTTCGGAAATCAGAACCAGATCCAAGTAATTACTCAAAATCTGAAATGACG CAATTTCATTTCTGGATGGAATTTTTTGTTGATGCAGTGGAAGAAGTTATAACTTTCGTTCAATTTCCG TGTTTAGTCCTGGAACCAAACAGAGTATTTCTACCCAGCTATATACAagttaacaacaatgatgaaagaaAG AATGTGCATTTGTGGAATATCAAGGACCAGGATGGTAAACAAGGTGGTGAATGGACTTTTGAAGTGGacacaattaaaaaaattag TCAATTTATTCCTTATAAGAAAATTGTTCTTCATGCTAATTCATGTTTTGTCCTGTATGCAAGTTGGTACAGGCAAATAGAAGAATGTATTCAAAccgaaataagaaaaatgaagatTAAAGAATGA